A single genomic interval of Rhinatrema bivittatum chromosome 12, aRhiBiv1.1, whole genome shotgun sequence harbors:
- the SCN2B gene encoding sodium channel subunit beta-2 isoform X1, with protein MSREAWLMNPLLCLMGLSLFLWVPCGWSMEITAPASVQAINGTDIRLSCTFLSCYKVNHKQFSMNWTYRECENCTEETFFTFQQKFINLKLDRFKERMEFSGNLNKNDLSITLQDVKLDDEGIYTCYVMNLPDRYRDHKKILLQVLTEAPPERDSTVAVIVGASVGGFLAVVILVLMIVKCVRRKKQGLNAEDQKTEEEGKTDGEGSPEEGAKLQ; from the exons tgcCTTGTGGGTGGAGTATGGAGATCACTGCTCCAGCAAGTGTCCAGGCAATAAACGGGACAGATATTCGCCTCAGCTGCACCTTCCTGTCCTGCTACAAGGTGAATCACAAGCAGTTCTCCATGAACTGGACGTACAGGGAGTGCGAGAACTGCACTGAGGAGACG TTTTTCACTTTTCAGCAAAAGTTCATTAACCTGAAGCTGGATCGCTTTAAGGAACGCATGGAGTTCTCAGGAAACCTCAACAAGAACGACTTGTCCATCACTCTCCAGGATGTGAAGCTCGACGACGAAGGGATATACACCTGCTATGTCATGAACCTTCCTGACCGCTACAGGGACCACAAGAAGATCCTGCTGCAGGTCCTCACAGAAG CGCCCCCGGAGCGGGATTCCACAGTCGCTGTGATTGTCGGGGCTTCGGTCGGGGGCTTTCTTGCCGTAGTCATCCTTGTCCTGATGATTGTGAAGTGCGTCCGGAGGAAAAAACAGGGGCTGAACGCTGAAGATCAGAAGacagaggaggaagggaaaacAGATGGTGAGGGAAGTCCAGAAGAGGGGGCAAA GCTCCAGTAA
- the SCN4B gene encoding sodium channel subunit beta-4 isoform X2 — protein sequence MAQRPLLPLPSIRIRERRRRREESEREPERRLLPRNFGLPPLPRAFSRLRSCRRSCRCPPGEGMAVSAGDRALSAFRRGTRRLLVLCMVLSVPPGAVSLEVSFGKNNPVTALNGSDVLLPCFFFSCIGFENVHFAWFFNKTELLYEGTIKNKQSLPQMKKKKDDQFELASSNAAKEYNISLLLRNVDFEDEGEYSCNVTNPSEMNAKQGAVVKLIVVDKFVKPDNTLMLIILAAVGGFIGFLILVFILKKVICFALKKNQEKKNTS from the exons ATGGCCCAgcgccccctcctccccctcccctccatcaggatccgggagcggaggaggaggagggaagaaagtGAGCGCGAGCCAGAGAGGAGGCTTCTGCCGAGGAACTTCGGGCTGCCGCCTCTGCCCAGAGCGTTTTCCCGGCTCCGATCCTGCCGGCGCTCCTGCCGCTGCCCGCCCGGGGAAGGAATGGCTGTGAGTGCCGGGGACCGCGCCCTCTCCGCCTTCCGGAGGGGCACAAGGAGGCTGCTGGTTCTCTGCATGG TGTTGTCTGTCCCACCTGGGGCTGTGAGCCTGGAGGTATCGTTTGGGAAGAACAACCCTGTGACAGCGCTGAACGGCTCTGACGTACTCCTGCCCTGCTTCTTCTTCTCCTGCATTGGCTTTGAAAACGTTCACTTCGCATGGTTCTTCAACAAAACTGAGCTG CTGTACGAGGGAACAATAAAGAACAAGCAGTCGCTGCCCCagatgaagaagaagaaagatgATCAGTTTGAGCTGGCATCCAGTAATGCAGCAAAGGAATATAATATCTCCCTCCTGCTGAGGAATGTTGACTTTGAGGATGAGGGGGAGTACTCCTGCAACGTCACCAACCCCAGTGAGATGAATGCCAAACAGGGAGCTGTGGTCAAGCTTATAGTGGTCGATAAAT TTGTGAAGCCGGATAACACGCTGATGCTGATCATTCTGGCTGCTGTTGGTGGGTTCATTGGCTTCCTCATCCTTGTTTTTATTCTAAAGAAGGTCATCTGCTTCGCCCTGAAAAAGAACCAGGAGAAGAA GAATACCTCGTAA
- the SCN4B gene encoding sodium channel subunit beta-4 isoform X1 produces the protein MAQRPLLPLPSIRIRERRRRREESEREPERRLLPRNFGLPPLPRAFSRLRSCRRSCRCPPGEGMAVSAGDRALSAFRRGTRRLLVLCMVLSVPPGAVSLEVSFGKNNPVTALNGSDVLLPCFFFSCIGFENVHFAWFFNKTELLYEGTIKNKQSLPQMKKKKDDQFELASSNAAKEYNISLLLRNVDFEDEGEYSCNVTNPSEMNAKQGAVVKLIVVDKFVKPDNTLMLIILAAVGGFIGFLILVFILKKVICFALKKNQEKKKEYLVNSSGNDNTENGSKADIKVKPKA, from the exons ATGGCCCAgcgccccctcctccccctcccctccatcaggatccgggagcggaggaggaggagggaagaaagtGAGCGCGAGCCAGAGAGGAGGCTTCTGCCGAGGAACTTCGGGCTGCCGCCTCTGCCCAGAGCGTTTTCCCGGCTCCGATCCTGCCGGCGCTCCTGCCGCTGCCCGCCCGGGGAAGGAATGGCTGTGAGTGCCGGGGACCGCGCCCTCTCCGCCTTCCGGAGGGGCACAAGGAGGCTGCTGGTTCTCTGCATGG TGTTGTCTGTCCCACCTGGGGCTGTGAGCCTGGAGGTATCGTTTGGGAAGAACAACCCTGTGACAGCGCTGAACGGCTCTGACGTACTCCTGCCCTGCTTCTTCTTCTCCTGCATTGGCTTTGAAAACGTTCACTTCGCATGGTTCTTCAACAAAACTGAGCTG CTGTACGAGGGAACAATAAAGAACAAGCAGTCGCTGCCCCagatgaagaagaagaaagatgATCAGTTTGAGCTGGCATCCAGTAATGCAGCAAAGGAATATAATATCTCCCTCCTGCTGAGGAATGTTGACTTTGAGGATGAGGGGGAGTACTCCTGCAACGTCACCAACCCCAGTGAGATGAATGCCAAACAGGGAGCTGTGGTCAAGCTTATAGTGGTCGATAAAT TTGTGAAGCCGGATAACACGCTGATGCTGATCATTCTGGCTGCTGTTGGTGGGTTCATTGGCTTCCTCATCCTTGTTTTTATTCTAAAGAAGGTCATCTGCTTCGCCCTGAAAAAGAACCAGGAGAAGAA GAAGGAATACCTCGTAAATTCCTCTGGAAATGACAACACAGAAAATGGCTCCAAAGCAGACATCAAAGTGAAGCCAAAAGCATGA